A window of Fibrobacter sp. UWB11 contains these coding sequences:
- a CDS encoding HD-GYP domain-containing protein, which produces MSYQGNATDLGDGEVAALLFEYMPKIAAEHKTDSLLVLMADLGRKIVQADRCSLWLIDEEKNELWTKVAHGVSELRIPLSAGFVGYSLKTGEPVLVEDAYRDARFDRRSDIKNGYHTTSVMTMPLESDGRVMGVFQAINKVGDNVFFSSKDLERLKLISVYSAKTIESAIRAQKLESYAGKLERYTNELKSAHMELIRILGEVSEFRSQEVGDHIHRVAEISLKLARYLGLSLEQQELIFYAAPLHDLGKVGIPDVILNKAGRLTPEEYSRMKAHSIIGRTLLRDSKTDLLCMASDIAGAHHERWDGMGYPDKLKGEEIPLAARICAVADVLDALSSPRCYKAAWPEDRVKEEMKNSRGTHFQPELIDILMEHWDDFFACYRPGGEFTKKGLL; this is translated from the coding sequence ATGAGCTATCAGGGAAATGCTACCGATCTTGGAGACGGCGAAGTCGCTGCTCTCTTGTTCGAGTATATGCCCAAAATTGCTGCTGAACATAAAACGGATAGCCTCTTGGTGCTTATGGCGGATTTGGGCCGAAAGATTGTTCAGGCCGACCGTTGCTCGCTTTGGCTCATCGACGAAGAAAAGAACGAATTGTGGACTAAGGTGGCTCATGGTGTAAGTGAGCTGCGTATTCCGCTTTCGGCGGGCTTTGTCGGGTATTCCCTCAAGACGGGTGAACCGGTGCTTGTCGAAGATGCGTACCGCGATGCTCGGTTTGATCGCCGCAGTGATATCAAGAATGGCTACCACACAACGTCTGTCATGACGATGCCACTGGAAAGCGATGGCCGTGTGATGGGTGTGTTCCAGGCGATTAACAAGGTTGGCGACAACGTGTTCTTCTCCAGTAAGGACCTGGAACGTCTAAAGCTTATTTCAGTTTACTCTGCAAAGACGATAGAATCGGCTATTCGTGCGCAAAAACTTGAAAGCTATGCGGGAAAATTGGAACGCTATACCAATGAACTCAAGTCCGCGCACATGGAACTTATCCGAATCTTGGGCGAAGTCTCTGAATTCCGCAGTCAGGAAGTGGGCGACCACATTCACCGTGTTGCCGAAATTTCCTTGAAGCTTGCCAGATATTTGGGACTGTCCTTGGAACAGCAGGAACTGATTTTCTATGCGGCTCCGCTGCACGATCTTGGAAAGGTCGGTATTCCTGATGTCATTCTGAATAAAGCGGGGCGTTTGACTCCTGAAGAATATAGCCGGATGAAGGCTCATTCCATAATCGGGCGTACTTTGCTCCGCGATTCCAAGACGGACTTACTTTGCATGGCTTCTGACATTGCGGGCGCACACCACGAACGTTGGGACGGTATGGGCTATCCGGATAAGCTGAAAGGCGAAGAAATCCCTCTTGCAGCCCGTATTTGCGCTGTTGCAGACGTGTTGGACGCTCTTTCTAGCCCGCGTTGCTACAAGGCTGCCTGGCCCGAAGATCGAGTCAAGGAAGAAATGAAAAATTCCAGGGGCACGCATTTCCAGCCCGAACTCATTGACATCTTGATGGAACACTGGGATGATTTTTTTGCGTGTTATAGGCCCGGTGGCGAGTTTACCAAGAAAGGTTTGCTCTAA
- a CDS encoding carbohydrate-binding domain-containing protein, which translates to MNNPSIFAKARSGLILLVSLLAVSTAWALDPVEYLDESGELKTLMGYTELVASSPSSASSSGSTAGVPFSASSGWYVVKGEVSYDCSDFNFKGDYVNLILTDGAKLTVKNGDEGCVEFGNLDIFVQSMGEEMGKFEVPSLTVSNYFDVWGGSVTIGGAIKAGFVLFNNGSVSISGAVEAGGNVVINDGSVTIGGAIKTDMFVIYNGSVSIGGAFDAGTAHLHNGSVVADGGIIINETADIVFGGATVWARSYTIPEGDGYTVIFSSVYGDDLGNTFSGILNEDQIALIAGKTIAPVKRIVFDDGLDAFEIVWNPGEVPCIPTRYGKKFLGWYADKSFEVPFDFTNFNDEAIAYGLWEDLTEVTYLDENGKEQRVVPDYELVGNECTDGEVFMYGGWVLVKGEVSYKNNFAFLARSPYNPKDPYSPIIKVGTGDVDLKNPSKGGKDDVLYPIYLGDLNVNLILADGAKLTVENDVTEFQTSFNNLAIYAQSTGANQGVFEISSYADAIYAKDALIINGGSIKATSRGSGISSENDLVINNGSITASGNNHGIWGSRLVKINDVVINASGYEAVRSMDSIVVNGGTVEARAIGNHVETGAGFATNGYVDINGGSVTAAGGFAIGATKEVTIAGGDVKVTSSNYGEYSGYVCFGIGSFWRDVNLKGGTVTVSAENGCNGIYANNSENKAINLSGVSINASNYVGPVVIDYGLAYTDGEDNFYTGTLSAEQQLDVSSKTIVPVKRVLFDDGLNAFEIVWNPGEVPCNPSRYGKKFLGWYADKSFEVPFDFTNFNDEAIAYGLWEDLTEVTYLDENGKEQRVVPDYELVGNECTDGEVFMYGGWVLVKGEVSYKNNFAFLARSPYNPKDPYSPIIKVGTGDVDLKTPSKGGKEDILYPIYLGDLNVSLILADGAKLTVENDVTEFQTSFNNLAIYAQSTGANQGVFEISSYADAIYAKDALIINGGSIKATSRGSGISSENDLVINNGSITASGNNHGIWGSRLVKINDGVINASGYEAVRSMDSIVVNGGTVEARAIGNHVETGAGFVTNGYVDINGGSVTAAGGFAIGATKEVTIAGGDVKATSSNYGEYSGYVCFGIGSFWRDVNLKGGTVTVSAENGCNGIYANNSENKAINLSGVSINASSYVGPVVIDDGLTYYDSEGNSFTGTLSAEQQLDIANKYVYPYQPALVIAKDENDNAIATLDGNFEKDLPVIIEQETTVDEVVFNRTFTSGRYATLMFPFDVYADNLIGAKLIDEFGRIDTVKDETTGKIKRLEAHTKAFWDKPTEPSAYVCDNLVEGCEYSKLLKANTPCMVQLDETHTSIEVRGAVKLVTNAPEFAVRYGDWEFVGVYQYKKWTEDDEELLNGRAVYGFVGKAVDGFTIGKFVRIKAGAYINPMRAYMRYNPLPGPQMALRYSVADWNKTVSSIELPESITILRDVDGENHEERTTVIGHFNTHTGDFRLQRSTGRVFDLKGRAYGKDARKARGAYYGKKVIK; encoded by the coding sequence ATGAATAATCCAAGCATATTTGCAAAAGCTCGGTCGGGGCTAATTCTGCTCGTATCTTTGCTTGCCGTATCAACCGCATGGGCGTTGGATCCGGTCGAGTATCTTGACGAGTCCGGTGAATTGAAGACGCTTATGGGATACACTGAACTTGTTGCTTCCAGTCCTAGCAGCGCTTCCAGTTCTGGCAGCACGGCGGGAGTCCCGTTTTCCGCGTCGTCGGGGTGGTATGTGGTCAAGGGCGAGGTATCTTACGATTGTAGTGATTTCAATTTTAAAGGGGATTATGTCAATCTTATTCTTACGGATGGAGCTAAGTTGACCGTAAAAAACGGTGATGAAGGATGTGTTGAATTTGGCAATCTTGACATCTTTGTCCAAAGTATGGGCGAAGAAATGGGCAAATTTGAAGTACCTTCTTTAACAGTCTCTAATTATTTTGACGTTTGGGGTGGTTCAGTTACGATAGGCGGTGCTATTAAAGCTGGTTTTGTTCTATTTAATAATGGTTCTGTTTCGATAAGTGGTGCTGTTGAAGCTGGAGGAAACGTTGTAATTAATGATGGTTCAGTTACGATAGGTGGCGCTATTAAAACGGATATGTTTGTAATTTATAATGGTTCAGTTTCAATAGGTGGCGCCTTTGATGCTGGTACTGCTCATCTTCATAATGGTTCTGTTGTTGCCGATGGTGGAATTATTATAAATGAAACAGCCGATATCGTCTTTGGTGGTGCGACGGTTTGGGCTCGTTCATATACTATTCCTGAGGGGGATGGCTATACAGTTATCTTTAGTTCTGTTTATGGGGATGATCTAGGTAATACTTTTAGTGGTATTCTTAATGAGGACCAGATTGCTTTAATCGCTGGCAAAACGATTGCTCCTGTGAAAAGAATTGTATTCGATGATGGTTTGGATGCGTTTGAAATTGTATGGAATCCAGGCGAAGTCCCCTGTATCCCCACTCGTTATGGGAAAAAATTCCTCGGGTGGTATGCCGATAAGTCTTTTGAGGTCCCGTTTGACTTTACGAATTTCAATGATGAGGCTATTGCCTATGGCTTGTGGGAGGATTTGACTGAAGTCACGTATCTCGATGAAAATGGTAAAGAACAGAGAGTTGTTCCTGATTACGAACTTGTCGGTAACGAATGTACTGACGGCGAAGTGTTTATGTATGGTGGCTGGGTTTTGGTCAAGGGCGAAGTTTCTTATAAAAACAACTTTGCGTTCTTGGCTAGGTCTCCTTACAATCCGAAGGATCCTTATTCTCCAATTATTAAGGTTGGCACGGGTGATGTTGATTTGAAGAATCCATCTAAGGGTGGCAAAGATGATGTTTTGTACCCTATATATCTAGGTGATTTGAATGTCAACTTGATTCTTGCGGATGGCGCCAAACTGACTGTTGAAAACGATGTTACTGAATTCCAGACCTCGTTCAATAACCTTGCCATCTATGCCCAAAGTACGGGTGCAAATCAGGGTGTGTTCGAAATATCATCTTATGCCGATGCTATTTATGCTAAGGACGCTTTGATAATCAATGGTGGTTCTATTAAGGCCACTAGCAGGGGTAGCGGTATTTCTTCTGAAAATGATTTGGTTATCAATAATGGTTCCATCACGGCTTCTGGCAATAATCATGGCATTTGGGGAAGTCGCTTAGTTAAGATCAATGATGTCGTTATAAACGCCTCTGGTTATGAAGCGGTTCGTTCTATGGATTCCATTGTAGTCAATGGCGGTACTGTTGAAGCTCGCGCTATAGGTAACCATGTTGAAACCGGAGCGGGTTTTGCCACTAATGGATATGTTGACATTAATGGCGGTTCCGTTACCGCTGCCGGTGGATTCGCTATTGGTGCTACTAAGGAAGTTACGATTGCCGGAGGCGATGTCAAGGTTACTTCAAGCAATTATGGTGAATATAGTGGTTATGTGTGCTTTGGCATCGGTTCCTTTTGGAGAGATGTTAATCTGAAGGGGGGAACGGTGACTGTTTCGGCCGAAAATGGTTGCAATGGTATTTACGCTAACAACTCTGAGAATAAAGCAATTAATCTTTCTGGTGTTTCTATTAATGCCAGTAACTATGTGGGCCCAGTCGTGATTGATTATGGCCTCGCTTACACCGATGGCGAAGATAATTTCTATACGGGAACGCTCTCTGCAGAACAGCAACTTGATGTCTCTAGCAAAACGATTGTTCCTGTGAAAAGAGTCTTATTTGATGATGGTTTGAATGCGTTTGAAATTGTATGGAATCCAGGCGAAGTTCCCTGTAATCCCTCTCGTTATGGGAAAAAGTTCCTCGGGTGGTATGCCGATAAGTCTTTTGAGGTCCCGTTTGACTTTACGAATTTCAATGATGAGGCTATTGCCTATGGCTTGTGGGAGGATTTGACTGAAGTCACGTATCTCGATGAAAATGGTAAAGAACAGAGAGTTGTTCCTGATTACGAACTTGTCGGTAACGAATGTACTGACGGCGAAGTGTTTATGTATGGTGGCTGGGTTTTGGTCAAGGGTGAAGTTTCTTATAAAAACAACTTTGCGTTCTTGGCTAGGTCTCCTTACAATCCGAAGGATCCTTATTCTCCAATTATTAAGGTTGGCACGGGTGATGTTGATTTGAAGACTCCATCTAAGGGTGGCAAAGAAGATATTTTGTATCCTATATATCTAGGTGATTTGAATGTCAGCTTGATTCTTGCGGATGGCGCCAAACTGACTGTTGAAAACGATGTTACTGAATTCCAGACCTCGTTCAATAACCTTGCCATCTATGCCCAAAGTACGGGTGCAAATCAGGGTGTGTTCGAAATATCATCTTATGCCGATGCTATTTATGCTAAGGACGCTTTGATAATCAATGGTGGTTCTATTAAGGCCACTAGCAGGGGTAGCGGTATTTCTTCTGAAAATGATTTGGTTATCAATAATGGTTCCATCACGGCTTCTGGCAATAATCATGGCATTTGGGGAAGTCGCTTAGTTAAGATCAATGATGGCGTTATAAACGCCTCTGGTTATGAAGCGGTTCGTTCTATGGATTCCATTGTTGTCAATGGCGGTACTGTTGAAGCTCGCGCTATAGGTAACCATGTTGAAACCGGAGCGGGTTTTGTCACTAATGGATATGTTGACATTAATGGCGGTTCCGTTACCGCTGCCGGTGGATTCGCTATTGGTGCTACTAAGGAAGTTACGATTGCCGGTGGCGATGTCAAGGCGACTTCAAGTAATTATGGTGAATATAGTGGTTATGTGTGCTTTGGCATCGGTTCCTTTTGGAGAGATGTTAATCTGAAGGGGGGAACGGTGACTGTTTCGGCCGAAAATGGTTGCAATGGTATTTACGCTAACAACTCTGAGAATAAAGCAATTAATCTTTCTGGTGTTTCTATTAATGCCAGTAGCTATGTGGGCCCAGTCGTGATTGATGATGGCCTCACTTACTACGATAGCGAAGGCAATTCCTTTACGGGAACGCTCTCTGCAGAACAGCAACTTGATATTGCAAACAAATATGTGTATCCATATCAGCCAGCCCTTGTGATTGCAAAAGATGAAAACGATAACGCGATTGCTACGCTTGATGGTAATTTCGAAAAAGATCTTCCCGTTATCATTGAACAGGAAACTACGGTGGATGAGGTTGTATTCAACAGAACGTTTACCTCTGGTAGGTATGCGACGCTTATGTTCCCGTTTGATGTCTATGCAGATAACTTGATTGGAGCTAAGCTTATTGATGAATTTGGTCGTATTGATACCGTTAAGGATGAGACCACGGGTAAGATTAAAAGGCTTGAGGCTCATACGAAAGCTTTCTGGGATAAGCCTACTGAACCTTCGGCTTATGTTTGCGACAATCTTGTCGAAGGTTGCGAATATAGTAAGCTTCTCAAGGCAAATACGCCTTGTATGGTGCAGTTGGATGAAACGCATACGTCCATTGAAGTTCGTGGCGCTGTGAAACTTGTGACAAATGCTCCAGAATTTGCTGTTAGATATGGCGATTGGGAATTTGTCGGTGTGTACCAGTACAAAAAGTGGACGGAAGACGATGAAGAACTGCTCAATGGTCGCGCTGTTTATGGATTTGTCGGAAAAGCGGTCGATGGCTTTACTATTGGTAAATTTGTAAGGATTAAAGCTGGGGCTTATATTAATCCCATGCGCGCTTACATGAGATACAATCCGTTGCCGGGTCCGCAGATGGCTCTCCGCTATTCTGTTGCAGATTGGAACAAAACGGTTTCTTCTATCGAATTGCCGGAATCAATTACCATTCTTCGCGATGTTGATGGCGAAAATCATGAAGAACGTACAACTGTCATAGGACACTTCAATACTCACACAGGAGATTTCAGGTTGCAACGCTCCACTGGTCGTGTGTTTGACTTGAAGGGACGTGCCTATGGCAAGGATGCTCGCAAGGCTCGTGGAGCCTACTATGGCAAGAAGGTTATAAAGTAA
- a CDS encoding class I SAM-dependent methyltransferase, translating to MKSPVRKMFDGIASRYDFLNHFLSCYQDVLWRRYCCKSLKKMMAADMFTEKSQADESRDEMPLEKSISKMPLEMPRGLNKVRLLDLCGGTGDFANTFRKIFESGCKCESARDFVVDPAVIGDFSYGMLAEVKPKKIDAHAVQLDAMKMPFAEGQFDVILNGFGMRNVPDARGALLESYRVLDAGGYLCVLEFFSPRNLFNKFFYKVLAPLFIPVMGAFFSGKRDAYEYLVNSIIRFLPVDAFCKMAEECGFEVKKVKMFDGGISFGVFLRKPESAA from the coding sequence ATGAAAAGTCCTGTGCGAAAAATGTTCGATGGCATTGCGAGCCGCTATGATTTTTTGAATCATTTCTTGAGTTGTTATCAGGATGTCCTGTGGCGTAGATATTGTTGCAAGAGCCTGAAGAAGATGATGGCTGCGGACATGTTCACGGAAAAGTCGCAGGCTGATGAATCGCGAGACGAAATGCCGCTTGAAAAGTCTATTTCGAAAATGCCACTTGAAATGCCGCGCGGTTTGAATAAAGTGCGTCTTTTGGACTTGTGCGGTGGCACGGGTGACTTTGCCAATACGTTCCGCAAGATTTTTGAATCGGGTTGCAAGTGCGAAAGTGCGCGCGACTTTGTTGTGGACCCGGCGGTGATTGGCGATTTTTCGTATGGGATGCTCGCCGAAGTCAAACCAAAAAAAATTGATGCGCATGCGGTGCAGCTCGATGCCATGAAAATGCCGTTTGCAGAGGGACAATTCGATGTAATCCTAAACGGTTTTGGCATGCGCAATGTGCCCGATGCACGTGGCGCCTTGCTGGAATCGTATCGCGTGCTAGATGCTGGTGGCTACCTTTGCGTTCTGGAATTTTTTTCGCCAAGGAATTTGTTCAACAAGTTCTTTTATAAAGTGCTTGCGCCGCTTTTTATACCTGTAATGGGTGCTTTTTTTAGTGGCAAGCGCGATGCCTATGAATATCTGGTGAATTCAATTATCCGATTCCTGCCGGTTGATGCATTCTGCAAGATGGCCGAAGAATGTGGTTTTGAAGTCAAGAAAGTAAAGATGTTCGATGGCGGAATTTCGTTTGGCGTGTTCTTGCGTAAGCCTGAGAGTGCTGCATGA
- a CDS encoding 4-hydroxybenzoate octaprenyltransferase, protein MNKLLEFTHLVRLSHSLFAMPFALGSMWVAANGFRDMSAYETARIIVLIVLCMVTARNSAMSFNRIADAKFDAENPRTAKRHLPAGRLSRKSVIAFLALNGILFVLFAALLQPLAGLLAFPVWLLLLSYSYWKRFSWLCHWFLGFAIGMSPLGAWIAVRGEFAVFPIFLLFILMLWMGGFDIIYATQDIEIDRKQGLHSVPARFGIEKSLRIALASHLAMLALCVVFGFFWNMGWIWWTVTGLMTAAIVYIHLFRKSNDLDAMNRDFFLANVAISALVMVGLIVWICLGGDVNALY, encoded by the coding sequence ATGAATAAACTTCTCGAATTTACACATCTTGTTCGTTTGAGCCATTCGCTTTTTGCGATGCCTTTTGCGCTTGGTTCCATGTGGGTTGCTGCAAATGGATTCCGCGATATGAGCGCTTACGAAACAGCCCGCATTATCGTTCTGATAGTCCTTTGCATGGTGACCGCCCGTAATAGCGCCATGAGCTTTAACCGCATTGCCGATGCCAAGTTCGATGCTGAAAATCCGCGTACGGCAAAACGTCATTTACCGGCAGGGCGCCTTAGCCGTAAATCGGTGATTGCTTTCCTTGCGTTGAATGGAATCTTGTTCGTGCTGTTCGCTGCGCTTTTGCAGCCCCTCGCGGGCTTACTCGCGTTTCCCGTGTGGTTACTGTTGCTCTCCTATTCTTACTGGAAACGCTTCTCGTGGCTTTGCCACTGGTTCCTCGGCTTTGCCATCGGAATGAGCCCGCTCGGTGCATGGATTGCAGTGCGTGGCGAATTTGCGGTGTTCCCGATTTTTCTCTTGTTCATTCTGATGCTCTGGATGGGAGGCTTCGATATCATTTACGCCACTCAGGACATTGAAATCGACCGCAAGCAGGGATTACATTCCGTGCCCGCGCGGTTTGGAATTGAAAAGTCTTTGCGCATTGCTTTGGCGAGCCATTTGGCGATGCTTGCTCTTTGTGTGGTATTCGGCTTTTTCTGGAATATGGGTTGGATTTGGTGGACGGTCACGGGACTCATGACCGCTGCAATAGTCTATATTCACTTGTTCAGAAAGTCCAATGATTTGGATGCCATGAACCGCGACTTTTTCCTCGCGAATGTTGCTATTAGTGCCCTTGTGATGGTTGGGCTTATTGTTTGGATTTGCCTTGGAGGTGATGTCAATGCCCTTTATTAA
- a CDS encoding CotH kinase family protein has product MIRSKKWIREILSLAAVFGTAFVVGCADDNNEGAFNAPQQGGQCLNANGCGTSNPKVSSSSMYPYSSSMDIIQIVTSSNDTIRDTIINYLPPDTALRWIGQSALRITEISPLNLDWFDEEGNDPSWVEIYNSSDQDVDLEGYTLVENLKNLRKWVFGRDVLKAKSFRVVFCDKKNISSVAIADNGDRHTRPHTNWKLDKNGGTLYLVDKFNGIRDSVAYPELTAGLSWGIVDGGYWKYFEKATPEQPNTSKSYDEIVPDADMSGLKSGFYNEAFTLNPPSLAEGVKLRCTTDGSVPTENSPEFNSPKRIDHSVAFRCAAFKKGALSSKVTTRTFFVDEEAVKMPIVAISVDSSFFREHYIKTKCDAPRGCADSAGLYADVEYPIHVEYFEKGSSTKDGSTWEKDAGISLMGGYSRLNDKKSVSIRLREEYEDGSINYPLFETRKGVNDKYKSFNLRNNGNRYVSDYIEDAMGGALLEGTSVDYQRSRQVVVFYNGKYYGIHDMRERFNKHYVETNYKIDANSVNFIKHLGQEVEASNGTTDAYMNMLHFVAANDFSGENNANYAAAKLLLDVGNLADYMAAEIYMHNGDWPNNNVRAWSAPEHPWKFMVYDLDHGFDWMWGVNNGEFSQSNNMFAWIKKGGGNKPCKEEGCFANLYNQLIKNPEFKRMFINRSALMFNSYTNGKNVEKIVNAMVATIDDNEMTRDLEKFKQNERYYQNSCGHGFDKTGSCLKTWASSRDSKVIEEYQEEFGLSGMATVTIAASGSGSVLMEGATLPSKEFKGKFFVGNPILLTAVSAGGTFTGWSDGVTDNPRLVEPKEGATFTAQFQ; this is encoded by the coding sequence GTGATTCGCTCAAAAAAATGGATTAGAGAGATTCTTTCTCTGGCTGCGGTTTTTGGCACAGCGTTTGTTGTTGGCTGTGCTGATGATAATAATGAAGGTGCATTTAATGCTCCGCAACAAGGTGGTCAGTGCCTAAATGCTAATGGGTGTGGGACCAGTAATCCGAAAGTTTCTTCTAGTTCGATGTATCCGTACTCTTCGAGCATGGATATCATACAAATTGTTACTTCGAGTAATGATACTATTAGAGATACTATTATTAATTATCTCCCGCCCGATACCGCACTCCGTTGGATCGGACAGTCTGCTTTGCGTATAACCGAAATTTCTCCGCTGAACTTGGATTGGTTCGACGAAGAAGGCAATGATCCGTCTTGGGTCGAAATCTACAATTCCAGTGATCAGGATGTGGACCTTGAAGGTTACACGCTTGTTGAAAACTTGAAGAATTTGCGCAAGTGGGTGTTTGGCCGCGATGTTCTTAAGGCTAAATCCTTTAGAGTTGTATTCTGCGACAAGAAGAATATTTCTTCTGTAGCGATTGCTGATAATGGCGACCGTCACACTCGTCCGCATACCAACTGGAAACTCGATAAGAATGGCGGTACGCTTTACTTGGTCGACAAGTTTAACGGAATTCGCGACTCGGTTGCCTATCCTGAATTGACAGCTGGACTCAGCTGGGGTATTGTCGATGGCGGTTATTGGAAGTATTTTGAAAAGGCTACTCCGGAACAGCCGAATACCTCGAAATCTTACGATGAAATTGTTCCTGATGCCGACATGAGTGGTCTCAAGTCTGGTTTCTATAATGAAGCGTTTACTTTGAACCCGCCTTCTCTTGCCGAAGGTGTCAAACTCCGTTGCACGACGGATGGCTCTGTTCCGACCGAAAATTCTCCGGAATTCAATTCCCCGAAGCGTATTGACCATAGCGTTGCTTTCCGTTGCGCTGCTTTCAAGAAGGGTGCGCTTTCAAGCAAGGTGACGACTCGTACGTTCTTCGTTGATGAAGAAGCCGTGAAAATGCCGATTGTTGCAATTAGTGTTGACTCCAGCTTCTTCCGTGAACATTATATCAAGACTAAGTGCGATGCTCCGAGAGGATGCGCCGATAGCGCTGGCCTTTATGCCGATGTGGAATATCCGATTCACGTTGAATATTTCGAAAAGGGCTCTTCGACGAAGGATGGCTCTACATGGGAAAAGGATGCCGGTATTTCTTTGATGGGTGGCTATAGCCGCTTGAACGACAAGAAGTCCGTTTCTATCCGCCTCCGTGAAGAATATGAAGACGGTAGCATCAATTATCCGTTGTTCGAAACACGCAAGGGCGTGAATGACAAGTACAAGTCTTTCAACTTGCGCAATAATGGTAACCGTTATGTGAGCGACTACATTGAAGACGCTATGGGTGGTGCTCTCCTTGAAGGTACTAGTGTAGACTACCAGAGAAGCCGCCAAGTGGTGGTGTTCTACAACGGCAAGTACTATGGCATCCATGACATGCGTGAACGCTTCAACAAGCATTACGTAGAAACGAACTACAAGATTGATGCTAACTCGGTGAACTTCATCAAGCACTTGGGTCAGGAAGTCGAAGCTAGCAATGGTACGACTGATGCCTATATGAATATGCTCCATTTTGTGGCTGCAAACGATTTCTCTGGCGAAAACAATGCGAACTATGCTGCGGCAAAGCTCTTGCTCGATGTGGGTAACCTTGCCGACTACATGGCTGCTGAAATTTATATGCACAATGGTGACTGGCCGAACAACAATGTGCGTGCCTGGTCTGCTCCGGAACACCCGTGGAAGTTCATGGTTTATGACCTTGACCATGGCTTTGACTGGATGTGGGGCGTGAACAATGGTGAATTTTCTCAGAGCAATAACATGTTTGCTTGGATCAAGAAGGGCGGTGGAAATAAGCCGTGCAAGGAAGAAGGCTGCTTTGCTAACCTCTATAATCAGCTTATCAAGAACCCGGAATTCAAGCGTATGTTCATCAACCGTTCTGCTTTGATGTTCAACAGCTATACGAACGGCAAGAATGTCGAAAAGATTGTCAATGCCATGGTTGCAACGATTGACGATAACGAAATGACGCGCGACCTTGAAAAGTTCAAGCAGAATGAAAGGTATTACCAGAACTCTTGCGGTCATGGATTTGATAAGACTGGTTCTTGCTTGAAAACATGGGCTTCTAGCCGTGATTCCAAGGTTATTGAGGAATATCAGGAAGAATTCGGCTTGAGTGGCATGGCTACCGTGACAATCGCTGCTTCTGGAAGCGGCTCTGTGCTCATGGAAGGTGCAACGCTTCCGAGTAAGGAATTCAAGGGCAAGTTCTTCGTGGGTAACCCGATCTTGCTGACTGCTGTTTCTGCCGGTGGTACGTTTACCGGCTGGAGCGATGGCGTGACCGACAATCCGCGTCTTGTGGAACCGAAGGAAGGCGCTACCTTCACGGCTCAGTTCCAGTAA
- a CDS encoding UbiX family flavin prenyltransferase — MSRYVLGVTGASGIIYATRTAMHLHRCGHDVTLIVTHPGKQVLEYEGQNALYDYCKDVCNVDDFFAECASGSSDIAGMAVVPCSMGTLGRIAAGTSDNLLVRAADVCLKERRPLVIVPREMPYNLIHIENMKRVTLAGAVVIPASPQFYSKPTTMEELVDTVVAKVLKHLGVEQSLVASVAKVWSGEERRFPLPGTSPGQAQAGMTTNDH, encoded by the coding sequence ATGAGTCGATATGTGCTAGGCGTTACGGGTGCAAGCGGCATTATTTATGCCACGCGCACAGCGATGCATTTGCATCGCTGTGGTCACGATGTGACGCTCATCGTGACGCACCCGGGAAAGCAAGTGCTGGAATACGAAGGCCAAAATGCTCTCTATGACTATTGCAAAGATGTTTGCAATGTCGATGATTTCTTTGCGGAATGTGCTAGCGGTTCTAGCGATATTGCGGGCATGGCAGTAGTGCCGTGCTCCATGGGAACGCTTGGACGTATTGCGGCGGGAACATCGGACAACTTGCTTGTGCGTGCAGCAGATGTTTGCCTCAAGGAACGCCGCCCGCTTGTGATTGTGCCGCGCGAAATGCCGTATAACTTGATCCATATCGAAAATATGAAGCGTGTGACTTTGGCGGGGGCTGTCGTGATTCCTGCTTCGCCGCAGTTCTACAGCAAGCCTACGACAATGGAAGAACTCGTGGATACCGTGGTCGCGAAAGTTCTGAAGCATTTGGGCGTTGAACAATCGCTTGTCGCGAGTGTTGCTAAAGTGTGGAGCGGGGAAGAAAGGAGATTCCCGCTCCCCGGAACAAGTCCGGGGCAAGCTCAAGCGGGAATGACAACCAATGACCATTGA